The genomic region ACGATTTTGCCGTCCTGCATGACCGCCACCTGATCGGCGATTTCCGCCACCACCGCCAGGTCGTGGCTGATGAACAGATAGCTGACCCCGGTGCGTTGCTGCAATTGCTTCAGCAATTCGATAATTTGTTTTTGCACCGACACGTCCAAGGCGCTGGTGATTTCGTCGCAGACGATCAGCCGGGGTTCCACCGCAAGCGCCCGGGCGATGCAAATGCGCTGACGTTGGCCGCCGGAAAATTCGTGCGGATAGCGCAGCCGGCTTTGGGGCGGCAGACCCACGTCCTTCAGCAGTTGTTCGATCCGTTCCCCATGGGATTTGGCGGGAAGGTCGGTGCGTAAGGACCGGATCCCTTCGGCCACGATGTCGCCCACCAGCATTCTCGGATTCATGGCCGAAAACGGATCCTGAAACACGATCTGGAGCGCCCGGCAGCGCTGCCGGACCGGCACTCCCTCCAATTCCCGGCCGTCGAAATAGACCCTTCCCCCGGTGGGCGGTATCAATTGCAACAGCGCTTTGCCTAAAGTGGTCTTGCCGCAGCCCGATTCGCCCACCAGGGCCAGGGTCTGCCCTTGGGGGAGGGTAAAGGAGACCCCGTCCACCGCGCGGACGTGGTCCTTGACCCGTTTCAAGAGGCCTTTTCGAACCGGATACCACACCTTGAAATCGCGCACTTGAAGCAAGGGGGAAGCCGCCTGTTCGGTAGGCGCCGCCGCGGCGAGGCAGCTTTCCAAGCGAGGCAAGGTATCCAGAAGCTGGCGGGTGTAGGGATGTTTGGGGCGGCTAAAGAGCGGGGCTTCCCGTTTATCCAAGGTTTCGACGATGGCGCCGTTTTGCATCACCGCCGCCGAGTCGGCCAGATCGGCGACCAAGCCCAGATCGTGGGTAATCAACCACAAGGCCATGTCGCGTTGGCGTTGGATCTTGGCGAGCAGGTCCATGATCTGGGCCTGGATGGTGACGTCCAGCGCGGTGGTGGGCTCGTCGGCGATGAGCAGATCCGGTTCCCCGGCCAGGGCGATGGCGATCATCACCCGTTGGCGTTGCCC from Methylohalobius crimeensis 10Ki harbors:
- a CDS encoding ABC transporter ATP-binding protein, yielding MSETLLHVEGLSTQFRQAGRTFTAVDGAGFTVRRGETFALVGESGSGKSITALSVMRLLPPDARITAGRIMLDGIDLLQVPERQMNRLRGKRIGMIFQDPMTSLNPVRTVGEQIAEVLVRQLGVRRKRVRQQSLELLRQVGIPAPEQRIDTYPHQLSGGQRQRVMIAIALAGEPDLLIADEPTTALDVTIQAQIMDLLAKIQRQRDMALWLITHDLGLVADLADSAAVMQNGAIVETLDKREAPLFSRPKHPYTRQLLDTLPRLESCLAAAAPTEQAASPLLQVRDFKVWYPVRKGLLKRVKDHVRAVDGVSFTLPQGQTLALVGESGCGKTTLGKALLQLIPPTGGRVYFDGRELEGVPVRQRCRALQIVFQDPFSAMNPRMLVGDIVAEGIRSLRTDLPAKSHGERIEQLLKDVGLPPQSRLRYPHEFSGGQRQRICIARALAVEPRLIVCDEITSALDVSVQKQIIELLKQLQQRTGVSYLFISHDLAVVAEIADQVAVMQDGKIVELGETRQVLFSPRHPYTEKLLSALPGKSLSPTSPHMNQYGRLEEQPS